Proteins encoded together in one Nostoc sp. PCC 7524 window:
- a CDS encoding YciE/YciF ferroxidase family protein has protein sequence MVQLRERPATSKITNLQEKFIYEVCAMYDAENRFWEAQQTMLQCCQNNEFRSLIETHIRETEQQIQNLEQVFKALGQEPKRVTCDAAAGLISDGQKFMLLAAESQQVLNLGLAGCQAKVEQLEIACYRGLIKVAEKMGQQQVVQLLQQNLQQEEQTAKKIEQQMPKLLNECK, from the coding sequence ATGGTTCAACTAAGAGAACGTCCCGCTACATCCAAAATCACCAACTTACAAGAGAAATTTATCTACGAAGTTTGTGCGATGTACGATGCTGAAAATCGCTTTTGGGAAGCGCAACAGACTATGTTGCAGTGTTGTCAAAATAACGAGTTCAGGTCTTTAATCGAAACCCATATTCGGGAAACAGAACAACAAATTCAGAACTTAGAACAGGTGTTCAAAGCTTTGGGACAAGAACCAAAGCGCGTCACCTGTGATGCTGCGGCTGGTCTAATCAGTGATGGGCAGAAGTTCATGCTACTAGCTGCGGAGAGTCAGCAAGTTCTCAATTTGGGATTGGCAGGATGTCAAGCTAAGGTCGAACAATTGGAAATCGCTTGCTACCGTGGTTTGATTAAAGTTGCTGAAAAGATGGGACAACAGCAAGTCGTACAACTGCTACAGCAAAACTTGCAGCAGGAAGAACAGACAGCTAAAAAGATAGAGCAGCAAATGCCAAAGTTACTTAATGAATGTAAGTAA